ACCGGGAGACACGGCGACCACCCGGTTTGCCGAGGGTCGGTGGTGGTATCCAACCGTCTACCGGGGGGCTGACGGGACGTCGAAAGGCACCTACGTGAACGTTGCGACGCCGGTCGAGGTGTTCCCCGACGCCGTCCGGTACGTGGACCTGTACATCGACGTGATCAAGAAGCCGGACGGCACTGTCGAGATCGTGGACGCCGCGGAACTCGACGCGGCGGTCCAGGACGGCCACGTCCCGGAAGCGGTTGCCGAACGGGCGACGGACGTCGCCGAGCGCGTGAAACAGGGCCTCTCCGGATAGTCAGAAGAAGTCACTCGCGGGCCGGCTCTTCCCCTGCCCGCCTCTGCCGCCCTGGGTTCGGTCGATGCCCATGTAGTTCTCCGGCTGGTCGACTGCCCAGTCGTCCTCGCCGCCGTATTCGACGGTGACCGTACTGATCGCCTCGAAGTGACTCGTGAGCTCTTCTTGCAGGGTCTCCTCGGTGGTGTGACTGATGCCACAGCCGGCACAGGCACCGCCGAGTTCGACCACGATCGTTCCCGTCTCGGCGTCGACCGAGCGGATCGCGCTGGTGCCGCCGTGGGACTGGATCATCGGCATGTTCACGGACAGCCAGGAATCGATCCGGTCCGCGAGGGCCGTCTCCTCGGTCATTGCCCTCCCTTGGGGAGCGGGGTATGGAAAGGTTGTGCTCACGGCGGTGGTCTCGCCGAGACGGCTCTCAGGCGACAATGGAAACTCGTTTTGCCCACCCGTGGTGAGAACCAGGTGATGCAATCGGCGACTCGTGGGGTGGTTCTGGCGTTGATTTCCGCGCTCGGATTCGGCACGCTGGCCATTTTCGGCCGGCTCTCGGAGCTGGTCGGGCTCTCCCTTTCCTCGCTACTTGCCTTTCGCTTCGCGCTTGCGACTCCGCTCGTTTGGCTCCCGCTGCTCTATCAGGGGCGATTCGAACGGCTGCGAGGACGGGACCTGGGGATCGCCCTCCTCCTCGGGGCCGGTGGCTACGCGGCGATGAGTTTCCTCTTTCTCACCGGCGTGAACATAATCGGGGCTGGACTCGGGGCCATCGTCCTCTACGTCTATCCGGCGCTCGTGGTGGTCCTGGCTGCGCTTTTCCTCGAGGAGCGAGTGACGAAGCTCATCGTGGTCGCGGTCGCCATCGCCGTCGCCGGTGTCGGTCTCGTCGTGACCGGGCAGCCCGCCAATGTCGATTTCCTCGGGATCGGGACGGTGCTCCTGGCGGCGGCGGTCTATGCCGCTTACATCACCCTCAGCGGGACCATCCTCGATCGGGTGTCGGCGACGGTCCTGACGGCTCATGTCATCCCGGCGGCCAGCGTGACGTTCATCGTTCACGGCCTGCTCACCGGGTCGACTCAAGTGCCGGCCACGCTCGACCAGTGGGGCGTGGTGCTCGGAATCGCGCTTTTCG
This region of Halodesulfurarchaeum sp. HSR-GB genomic DNA includes:
- a CDS encoding NifU family protein, translated to MTEETALADRIDSWLSVNMPMIQSHGGTSAIRSVDAETGTIVVELGGACAGCGISHTTEETLQEELTSHFEAISTVTVEYGGEDDWAVDQPENYMGIDRTQGGRGGQGKSRPASDFF
- a CDS encoding DMT family transporter, encoding MQSATRGVVLALISALGFGTLAIFGRLSELVGLSLSSLLAFRFALATPLVWLPLLYQGRFERLRGRDLGIALLLGAGGYAAMSFLFLTGVNIIGAGLGAIVLYVYPALVVVLAALFLEERVTKLIVVAVAIAVAGVGLVVTGQPANVDFLGIGTVLLAAAVYAAYITLSGTILDRVSATVLTAHVIPAASVTFIVHGLLTGSTQVPATLDQWGVVLGIALFATAIPILTFFAAVTDIGASRTSIVSTLEPVFTVFLGALLLDESLSPVSIIGGLAVLSGVFLVQYERARVTEPDESTR